One Burkholderiales bacterium genomic window, CAATGCGGCTTTTGCGGGACGCGTTTGACATTCACCACCACGTACAAAACCGCCACTGCCACCGCCAGCGCAAACCACTGGAACGCGTAGCCGCGGTGCATGTTAATGCCCACATCCGGTTTTTCCCAGTCGCGAACCAATCCATCTCCCGTATCGTTGCGCTGCTCGATCACCAGGGGTTGGATCGCCAGCGGCACCGCTTTGCGATAGCGTTCCAGCACCAGGTTTTGCCAGACGTTTCCTTCTTCGGTTTGCGTCGAGAGCTCAAACACCTTGTTGCTCGGGATTGCAGCTAGGCCGTTTATTATTAACGTATTTTCAGGCGTCGGCACGAGTGGCGCACGCCGCTCGTCACCACGCGCAATCCAGCCGCGTTCAATCAAAACGTAGCGTGCGCTGTTCCCGATTTGCAAAGGCGTAATCACGTGATAACCCGGAACCCCGTGATAAATGCGGTTATCGATATAAATCGTATAGCTCCCGGCGAAGCGTCCTTCGACTTCCACCGGGCGGTACCGGTAGTCCTCTGCGTTCACTTCACTGGCGGGAAGCCGCACTGGCGGCTGCTTGGCAAGCTCCTCGATGCGTTGCTGTAATCGCAGTTTCTCGCTGGCGCGATTGAGTTGCCAATTTCCCAAACTCAGGACCAGGACGAACATCGCCGCGGCGGCGATACTGGACAGAAGCTTGGGTTTAAATTCAAACAACATGTTGGCTGGCAGGCACCGGAGTAATGGTCTAAACTGATAACCTACCCCGGAACAACAACATGAGAATCATCGTACTCCTGTTCATCATAGTCATCCTGTTCAGTCTCGGCTCCGCACTGTATTACCTCGTCAAGGACAAAGGCCAATCAGAGCGCGTCGTCAGAGCGCTCACCGTGCGCATCACTTTTTCGATCGCGCTGTTTCTCCTGCTCATGCTCGGCTTTTACTTCGGCCTGATCTCACCTCAAGGTTTGTAACCACAAGAAAAAAAGCGCCGCACGGCTTGAACCATGCGGCGTTCAGTGTCCCCTTCTTGTTAGCTGCTATGGGGCTCCTCCTCCTTGTTGTAAGGGAACCTCTGATTAAGTCGCGCACGTGTGGGGCTTAATCAGAGGTTCGTTAGTGTGCTGCGTTTTCCTCCTTGAGCCTGAGCGCCCGTGTCCTGTTACAGCCAGTAAACCAGAATGAAAAGCAGCAGCCACACCACGTCAACAAAGTGCCAGTACCAGGACACCGCCTCGAATGCGAAGTGATGCTCCGGCTTGAAATGGCCGACGATGGAGCGGCCGAGTATTGTAAGCAGCATGATGGTGCCGATGGTCACATGGAAACCGTGGAAGCCGGTCAGCATGAAGAACGTCGCGCCATACGCGCCGGTGGTGAGCTTGAGGTTGAGTTCGCTGTAGGCATGGCCGTACTCATACATCTGCAGCCCCAAGAAAGTGCTGCCCAGCACAATCGTTAAAATCAATCCGAGGATGAGCTGCTGGCGATTGTTCTTCTTCAGCCCCCAGTGCGCCCAGGTGACAGTGGCGCCGGAAGAAAGCAGCAGCAGCGTGTTGATGGCGGGAATGCCCAACGCCGCCATCGGCGTGAAGGTTTCTTTTATTCCCGGCCCGGACACCGGCCAGTGCGCGGTGAAATCCGGCCACAAGATCTTGTGCTCGAAATCGCCGAGCCAGGGCACCGACAAAACGCGCATGTAGAACAGCGCGCCGAAAAACGCCGCGAAGAACATGACTTCGGAGAAGATAAACCAGCTCATGCCCCAGCGGAAACTGACATCCACTTGCTGGTTGAATTTGTCCCCTTCGCTTTCGCGGATCACGGTACTGAACCAGCCGAACATCATAAATATGAGTATCGACACGCCGAGCACCAGGATCCAGGGCCCGATACCCGCATGATTGTTCATCCACAACGTCGCGCCGAGCGCCATGCAAAACAGCGCCGTCGAGCCGAGAATCGGCCAGTGCGATGGTGCCGGCACATAGTAACGTCCAGGTTGTTGAGTCATGGATATCACTCCTCTTTAGTCTATCCTGTTATAGCGTTACGCTTCAGCCTAGCCGGGCTGCCGGCGTCCGCCATCGACCTCGAAAAAAGTATACGACAAGGTGATAGTGTTCACGTCCTTGGGAAGCCGGGAGTCAATCATGAACACTACCGGCAGCTGCCGCACTTCATTGGCTTTCAGCGTCTGCTGCGTGAAGCAGAAACACTCCAGCTTCTTAAAATATTCCGCCGCGTACTGCGGCCCGTAACTCGGTATCGCCTGTCCGGTTACGGCATAGGGTAATGTATTCTTGACCTCATACACCACCTGTGTGAGCTCGCCGGGGTGCACTTTCACGCTGCCCTGCAGCGGGCGAAAGTTCCACGCCAGCTGCCGGGTATTGGCATCCAGCTCCACCGTCACGGTACGCGTAGAGTCAACCTGCGTATTCTTCGCCAGCGCATCCGCCTGAAAAATATTGTTGATGCCGGTGACTTCGCAGATCTTCTTGTAAAACGGCACCAGGGCAAAACCGAAGCCGAACATCGCCACTGCTACGACGAGCAGCTTCTTCAACAGAATACGGTTGGCCTGTTTTGCGCTCATTGCCAATGCCTGATTACAAACCCGACAAGAAACGCCGCGGCAATCGAAAACAGAATCAGCGCGGTCCTTAATCCATTTTTGCGCGAAACCAGCTCATCATGTCGCATGGGCTTGCGCCCTCCTTACTTCACCAGCGGCGGGGTTTCAAACGTGTGATAAGGCGGCGGCGACGGCAGTGTCCATTCCAGCCCTTGCGCGCCCTCCCAAGACTTGGCTGCAGCCTTCTCCCCGCTGCGGATAGTTTTAATCACGTTGTACAGGAACAGCAACTGGGCCAGACCGAAACCAAACGCGCCGATACTCGAGATCATGTTGAATTCGGTGAACTGCGGCGAATAGTCGGGAATGCGGCGCGGCATGCCGGCCAGCCCCAGGAAATGCTGCACGAAGAAGGCGACGTTGAAGAAAATCATCGACAGCCAGAAGTGCCATTTCCCCAGCGTTTCGTCATACATTTTGCCGGTCCATTTCGGCAACCAGTAGTAAATGCCGCCGAAAATGCTGAACAGCGCACCCGCCACCAGCACGTAGTGGAAGTGCGCGACCACGTAATAGGTGTCCTGCAGCTGGATGTCCACCGGGACGATCGCCAGCACCAGGCCGGTAAAGCCGCCCATGGTGAAGAGGAAGATGAAGCCGATGGCAAACAGCATCGGCGTTTCGAAGGTCATCGAACCTTTCCACATGGTGGCGAGCCAGTTGAACACTTTCACGCCGGTCGGCACCGCAATCAGCATCGTCGAGTACATGAAGAACAACTGTCCGGCCGCCGGCATGCCGACGGTGAACATGTGGTGCGCCCAGACGATGAACGAGAGAACCGCAATCGAGGCGGTTGCGTAGACCATCGAGGAATAACCGAACAGAGGCTTGCGCGCGAAAGTCGGGATGATCTGCGACACGATGCCGAATCCGGGCAGAATCATGACGTACACCTCGGGGTGGCCGAAGAACCAGAACACATGCTGGAACAATACCGGATCGCCGCCGCCGGCCGCATTAAAGAAATGCGTGCCGAAGTGGCGGTCGGTGAGCAGCATGGTCACCGCACCCGCCAGCACCGGCATTATGGCAATCAGCAAATAAGCGGTGATCAGCCAGGTCCACACAAACAGCGGCATTTTCATCAGTGTCATCCCCGGCGCGCGCATATTGAGGATGGTGGTGATGATGTTGATCGAACCCATGATCGAGCTTGCCCCCATCATGTGGATGGCGAAAATCGTAAGATCCATTCCCGGCCCTAATTGCACGGAGAGCGGGGCGTAGAGCGTCCAGCCCGCGGCGGCGGCGCCACCGGGAACGAACATGGAAATGATGAGCAGGAGCGCGGCCGGCGGCAGCAGCCAGAAGCTCCAGTTGTTCATGCGCGCGAACGCCATGTCCGGCGCGCCGATCATCAGCGGCACCTGCCAGTTGGCGAAGCCGACAAATGCCGGCATGATCGCGCCGAATATCATGATGAGGCCGTGCAGCGTGACGAGTTGATTGAAGAACTCCGGCCGCACGATTTGCAGCCCCGGCTGGAACAGCTCGGCGCGGATGGTCATGGCCATGATACCGCCGATGAAGAACATCAAGCCGGCGAAGGTCAGATACAGCGTGCCGATGTCCTTGTGGTTGGTGGTCATCACCCAGCGCATGATGCCGCCGGGATGATGTGCGTGATCGTCGTGACCGTGAGCGTGAGTTGCTGCGTCCATGATGCTGCTCTCCTTAAAATCTGTCTAAGCTACAAATTTACGGTTCATTTGCGCAAAGCTTTGATTTCGCCGGGCTGAATCGCATCGCCGATCTTGTTGTTCCAGGCGTTGCGTTCGTAGGTGATTACCGCGGCGAGTTCCACGTCCGAAAGCTGCTTGCTGAAGGCGACCATTGCCGTGCCTGCTTTGCCGTTCATCACGATGTTAAAATGATCTGGGTTTGGGCCGGTGGCAATCTTCGAGCCGTTGAGCGCGGGGAACGTGCCGGGAATGCCGGCGCCGCTGGCTTGATGGCAGACGGCGCAATTGGTGTTATAGACTTTTTCTCCTTGCGTTTTCAGCTCATCCAGAGTGAAGGTTTTGTTGGCATCCACCTGGGTTGCCGCCTGCTTCTGTTTCTGCTCGGCAAGCCAGATCTCATAATCCTTTTGTTCCTTCGCTTCCACCACTATGGGCATGAAGCCATGGTCCTTGCCGCACAATTCCGCGCACTGGCCGCGGTAGGTTCCCGGTTTGTCCACTTTGAACCAGCTGTCGCGGATAAAACCGGGAATGGCATCCTGCTTCACGCCAAAGGCCGGCACCCACCAAGCGTGAATCACATCGTTTGCGGTAATCAACACACGCACCTTCTTGCCCACCGGCACCACCAGCGGCTTGTCCACTTCCAGCAAATAATGTTCGCCCTTGGGTGCCCGGTTCTCGATCTGGTCTCGGGGGGTGGTGAGGTTGCTGTAAAAACTCACGTTGTCCTGCAGATAATCGTAGCCCCATTTCCATTGGTAACCGGTGACCTTGATGGTCATGTCCGGGGTGATGGTGTTCTTCATCGCCAGGATGGTTTTGGTGGCGGGATAGGCCATGCCGACGAGAATACAGAAAGGGATGATGGTCCAGATGATTTCGACGGTAGTGTTTTCGTGGAACTGCTCGGCCCGGTGGCCGACGGACTTGCGGTGTTTGTAGATGGAGTAGAACATCACGCCAAACACCAAGCAGAAGATGAGCACGCACACCAGGAGAATCGTCGTGTGCAAATCGTAGATTTGCTGGGCGATCGGCGACTCGGGCTGTGGCAGGTTTAATTGGTAAGCGCCATGCGCCAGCCCGGCGTAGAGGGCCGGAATGATTCCCGCCGCACCATGTTTTACCAATTTGTTAAACATAATCTCCCTAAGGGATTTGCAAATATTCAACGAATTCCCTCGCCATCCTCAGTAGACGCGCGGCCGGGCACTCTCAGAACTGCCGGATTTTCGCTTTCAGCTGCCGCGCGAGTTTCGCGCGCTCCTCTTCCGTCAGATGGCACCCTAATTCCACTTCCCGTCCGTGCGAGCGAAGCGCAAGGCGGCTTCCCGTCGCGTCACATACCACCTGCGCCCAGTAGCGGTTGAATTCAAACCGCTTGAGCTCTCCGCCTGTCCGGCACTCGAGCAGCAGCTTGTCGCCGCTCAAGGTAAGCCGTTCGTAATCGCCCGACCGGCGATCGATATAGTGGAAAGCCACAAACAAAACCAGCATTTCCAGCCCGGCAAAGGGCAAAATCAGCCACGCCCCGAATGCCGCAAACGCCAAGGAAATGCCGAAAGAGACCACAAAAATGAAACCAAAAACCAGACAGCGGCCCGCCGTGGTCAGGGAGTTGTTGCGTCTTGCGGTGAGCGTGTAAGCCGTCGCATCATCCGCACCGGTGCACTGCATGTTCTCGTGCCTCCCGACCCGCCCAATTTAACCAAGCGCGTAAATTAGCATAGGCAAACTGGCATGGCAAGGACAATCAGGCTTTTTTCTGCTCTGCTTTGTCTATCAAATCAAAGAGGAAACCGCAAGGCCCGCCGCCACTTCCGCAGGCTGCGGACTAGCCGCAAATTCGAGCACACCCAAGGGGGCTTGTTTAAGCCTTTCTTTAAGCGCAGCAAGATTTTCTTCGAGCGCTTGCATTTGCGGGTCCAGGCAATTAGCGACCCAGGCTGAGAGTTGCAATCCTCGCGACTCGATCGCTTCTGCGGTAAGCAAGGCGTGGTTGAGGCAGCCCAAACGCATCCCCACCACCAGAATTACGGGAAGACCAAGTAATGTGGCGAGATCAGCGCTGTCTGCGCGGGAATTGAGCGGGACCATGAAACCGCCTACGCCCTCCACAATCACAACTTCGGCCATTCCGGCTAATTGACTGAATGCGTTTTTGATGACCGGCAAATCGATTTCGATTCCGGCCTGTCGCGCGGCGATATGCGGCGCAATCGCCGGCTTCAACGCGTAAGAATTAATCAAAATGCGGGGTGCCTTAATGCAGCTTGCAGCTAGCAAGGCTTCAACATCGTCATGGCGCAAACCTTGCGCGGTTTCCGCGCCGCCTGCCGCGACCGGCTTCATGCCGATCGTGCTTTTTCCCAAAGCCGCGAAAGCATGCAGCAAAGCGCAGGCCACCAGCGTCTTGCCCACGCCGGTATCGGTGCCGGTGACAAAAAAACCCCGGCTCATCAACGTCTGGCTTCCACTTTGATGATTTTCCTTCCATCCGGCATGCGCGGCGCTTCAGGCTTCCAGGCATGGCCGTATACCACTTCAAACGTCGCCGGCAGACGCCCCTCGCTGCGAAACTTCTCGTAATTGCGCGACACCGTTTGCAGCAGCGACTTGCCCGCCAGGCCATGACGACGCCCATGACTCACGTTGTGCGCGCCGATGGCCTTGAGATCGCGCATCAAGGAAACGGCATTCACATAAGTCAGCGTGATTTGCTCCATGTCCATCACCGGAGTGTTGAATCCCGTTTGCACCAGCATGTCGCCCATATCATGCATGTCAATAAAGCGATGCACATGGCTGTAGCCGTCGATTCCCGAGCAGGCCTGCCGCAGCTCTTTGAGCGTGTCCGGCCCGAAGGTGCTGAACATCAGCAACCCTCCCGGCTGCAACACGTGGTGCATTTCGGCAAATGCCCGCTGCGGCTGATTTACCCATTGCAGCGCCAGGTTGCACCACACCATGCCGGCGCTGGCTGCCTTAAGTGGCATGCGTTCGATGTCGGCACATAGATGAACAATGGGCTGCGGCAAAAAAGGCAGCCAGCGCCCGCGTCTGCGTCTGCGTGAACGCTCGAGCATGGCCAAGGCGATGTCGAGCGCCAGTACCTTTGCCTGAGGATAACGCCGCTTAAGTTCGCGGCTGCCATGCCCGGTGCCGCTGCCGGCATCGAGAATGGAATCCGGCGTGAGTTTGATATAGTCCAGACGCGAAAGCATGCGCCCCTCCACTTCGCGCTGCAGCACCGCGGCCTGATCATAAGTAGCCGCCGCGCGCTCGAAAGCAAGCCGTACCAGGCGCTTGTCCAGGGCAAATGGGTCGGCTTCACTCATCCAGGAATTCCGCAAGTTCTTTCACGAATTCTCCGGGCTTTGACAAAAACGGCGCATGGGCACAACGCTCAAATACTTCAAGCCTGGCCTGTGGAAAATGCTGCTTCAGCCATAATGCCGCACCAAGCGGAACCAGCGCATCGGCTGCGCCATGCAAAAGCAAAACCGGCTGACGCAGTTTCTGCGCCGTTTCCCGTAAATCCGCGTCGTGCAAAATCCGCAAGCCTGTCTCCAATGCGGACTGCTCAGGTTCGCCGCGCGCGAACAGTTGCTTGCGCAGCCAGGCGCTTTGACTGCGCGCATCCTCCGCGCCCCGGGTTTCCAAAGATACGAAGCGCTTCAGCGCCGTCCGTCCGTCGCGTTTGAGCTTGGCCGCGAATTCCGCAAATACCTGCGTTTCCATTCCATGCGGCCAATCGGGGGCACACACAAAGCGCGGCGTGGCCGCCACCAATACCAATTGTTTCACCTGCCGCTCAAAATTTCGCGCCCAGGTCAGTGCCACCTGCGCCCCCAGCGACCAACCGCACACCGCCACGCTTTCAGGCGCGGCCTTGGCCAGCGACTGCACGAGCTCTATGAGCGTATGCCGCGTGCAGCCGTTGCTTTTGCCATAGCCTGGAAAATCCACGCGATGGACGCGAAAGTGTTTTGCCAGCGCCACGTACACACCGTCCCACACGCCGCTGTGCATGCCCCAGCCATGGAGTAACACGAGATCCGGCCCATCGCCTGTGGATTCAATGTGCAAAGTCAATTCAAAACCTTTTCACCGCAGAGGGCGCTGAGGACGGAAGAGCCATAATATTTACTAAGAATCAAGCTTCCTCCGCGTCCTCCGCGGTTAAATTGCTCTTTCTAATTCATGCAACGTGTTCACCAGCCGCCCGATATCTTCTTTCGTGTGGTCCGCGGAAAGCGAAATTCGAAGCCGCGCCGTGCCTTGAGGCACGGTCGGCGGACGGATTGCCGGAACCAGGAAGCCTGCTTCAGC contains:
- a CDS encoding SURF1 family protein; the protein is MLFEFKPKLLSSIAAAAMFVLVLSLGNWQLNRASEKLRLQQRIEELAKQPPVRLPASEVNAEDYRYRPVEVEGRFAGSYTIYIDNRIYHGVPGYHVITPLQIGNSARYVLIERGWIARGDERRAPLVPTPENTLIINGLAAIPSNKVFELSTQTEEGNVWQNLVLERYRKAVPLAIQPLVIEQRNDTGDGLVRDWEKPDVGINMHRGYAFQWFALAVAVAVLYVVVNVKRVPQKPH
- the bioD gene encoding dethiobiotin synthase; this translates as MSRGFFVTGTDTGVGKTLVACALLHAFAALGKSTIGMKPVAAGGAETAQGLRHDDVEALLAASCIKAPRILINSYALKPAIAPHIAARQAGIEIDLPVIKNAFSQLAGMAEVVIVEGVGGFMVPLNSRADSADLATLLGLPVILVVGMRLGCLNHALLTAEAIESRGLQLSAWVANCLDPQMQALEENLAALKERLKQAPLGVLEFAASPQPAEVAAGLAVSSLI
- the coxB gene encoding cytochrome c oxidase subunit II; amino-acid sequence: MFNKLVKHGAAGIIPALYAGLAHGAYQLNLPQPESPIAQQIYDLHTTILLVCVLIFCLVFGVMFYSIYKHRKSVGHRAEQFHENTTVEIIWTIIPFCILVGMAYPATKTILAMKNTITPDMTIKVTGYQWKWGYDYLQDNVSFYSNLTTPRDQIENRAPKGEHYLLEVDKPLVVPVGKKVRVLITANDVIHAWWVPAFGVKQDAIPGFIRDSWFKVDKPGTYRGQCAELCGKDHGFMPIVVEAKEQKDYEIWLAEQKQKQAATQVDANKTFTLDELKTQGEKVYNTNCAVCHQASGAGIPGTFPALNGSKIATGPNPDHFNIVMNGKAGTAMVAFSKQLSDVELAAVITYERNAWNNKIGDAIQPGEIKALRK
- the bioH gene encoding pimeloyl-ACP methyl ester esterase BioH, which gives rise to MTLHIESTGDGPDLVLLHGWGMHSGVWDGVYVALAKHFRVHRVDFPGYGKSNGCTRHTLIELVQSLAKAAPESVAVCGWSLGAQVALTWARNFERQVKQLVLVAATPRFVCAPDWPHGMETQVFAEFAAKLKRDGRTALKRFVSLETRGAEDARSQSAWLRKQLFARGEPEQSALETGLRILHDADLRETAQKLRQPVLLLHGAADALVPLGAALWLKQHFPQARLEVFERCAHAPFLSKPGEFVKELAEFLDE
- a CDS encoding twin transmembrane helix small protein: MRIIVLLFIIVILFSLGSALYYLVKDKGQSERVVRALTVRITFSIALFLLLMLGFYFGLISPQGL
- the ctaD gene encoding cytochrome c oxidase subunit I, whose protein sequence is MDAATHAHGHDDHAHHPGGIMRWVMTTNHKDIGTLYLTFAGLMFFIGGIMAMTIRAELFQPGLQIVRPEFFNQLVTLHGLIMIFGAIMPAFVGFANWQVPLMIGAPDMAFARMNNWSFWLLPPAALLLIISMFVPGGAAAAGWTLYAPLSVQLGPGMDLTIFAIHMMGASSIMGSINIITTILNMRAPGMTLMKMPLFVWTWLITAYLLIAIMPVLAGAVTMLLTDRHFGTHFFNAAGGGDPVLFQHVFWFFGHPEVYVMILPGFGIVSQIIPTFARKPLFGYSSMVYATASIAVLSFIVWAHHMFTVGMPAAGQLFFMYSTMLIAVPTGVKVFNWLATMWKGSMTFETPMLFAIGFIFLFTMGGFTGLVLAIVPVDIQLQDTYYVVAHFHYVLVAGALFSIFGGIYYWLPKWTGKMYDETLGKWHFWLSMIFFNVAFFVQHFLGLAGMPRRIPDYSPQFTEFNMISSIGAFGFGLAQLLFLYNVIKTIRSGEKAAAKSWEGAQGLEWTLPSPPPYHTFETPPLVK
- a CDS encoding DUF2244 domain-containing protein; the encoded protein is MQCTGADDATAYTLTARRNNSLTTAGRCLVFGFIFVVSFGISLAFAAFGAWLILPFAGLEMLVLFVAFHYIDRRSGDYERLTLSGDKLLLECRTGGELKRFEFNRYWAQVVCDATGSRLALRSHGREVELGCHLTEEERAKLARQLKAKIRQF
- the bioC gene encoding malonyl-ACP O-methyltransferase BioC; translation: MSEADPFALDKRLVRLAFERAAATYDQAAVLQREVEGRMLSRLDYIKLTPDSILDAGSGTGHGSRELKRRYPQAKVLALDIALAMLERSRRRRRGRWLPFLPQPIVHLCADIERMPLKAASAGMVWCNLALQWVNQPQRAFAEMHHVLQPGGLLMFSTFGPDTLKELRQACSGIDGYSHVHRFIDMHDMGDMLVQTGFNTPVMDMEQITLTYVNAVSLMRDLKAIGAHNVSHGRRHGLAGKSLLQTVSRNYEKFRSEGRLPATFEVVYGHAWKPEAPRMPDGRKIIKVEARR
- a CDS encoding cytochrome c oxidase assembly protein — encoded protein: MSAKQANRILLKKLLVVAVAMFGFGFALVPFYKKICEVTGINNIFQADALAKNTQVDSTRTVTVELDANTRQLAWNFRPLQGSVKVHPGELTQVVYEVKNTLPYAVTGQAIPSYGPQYAAEYFKKLECFCFTQQTLKANEVRQLPVVFMIDSRLPKDVNTITLSYTFFEVDGGRRQPG
- a CDS encoding cytochrome oxidase small assembly protein yields the protein MRHDELVSRKNGLRTALILFSIAAAFLVGFVIRHWQ
- a CDS encoding cytochrome c oxidase subunit 3, whose translation is MTQQPGRYYVPAPSHWPILGSTALFCMALGATLWMNNHAGIGPWILVLGVSILIFMMFGWFSTVIRESEGDKFNQQVDVSFRWGMSWFIFSEVMFFAAFFGALFYMRVLSVPWLGDFEHKILWPDFTAHWPVSGPGIKETFTPMAALGIPAINTLLLLSSGATVTWAHWGLKKNNRQQLILGLILTIVLGSTFLGLQMYEYGHAYSELNLKLTTGAYGATFFMLTGFHGFHVTIGTIMLLTILGRSIVGHFKPEHHFAFEAVSWYWHFVDVVWLLLFILVYWL